From the Mangifera indica cultivar Alphonso chromosome 10, CATAS_Mindica_2.1, whole genome shotgun sequence genome, one window contains:
- the LOC123228054 gene encoding uncharacterized protein LOC123228054 has protein sequence MGEETSDTMNLDLNLGPVPETQSESLPSEAVNLDDLIDPFDRIREAVRLGSWRWSEVRLPPESATLPMELNRLMGNSANGSILQAGEGSVTAEERTNEVPKTCENHHGFLEEDVSDKKDDVEKASGNDGSFFDCNICLDLARDPVVTCCGHLFCWQCLYRWLHVYSDAKECPVCKGEVTIKNVTPIYGRGNCTREPDEDSSLKIPHRPHARRVESLRQTIQRTSFSALGEEMIRRLGSRFDFVRDLTSPWDGSSARETAERNLLNRILTARGIREQNQVSATPDDVDLMQSGAIGPEGETRWFHSLLLRRQAQSHRPIAISPSLSSALNSRERVVEASFRTHTGGRNQEQPSPPVDDRDSFSSIAAVTESQVDTAVEIDSMVSLSTSSSRRRSNSSRVSDVDSGDSRAPRRRRLN, from the coding sequence ATGGGCGAGGAGACATCTGATACAATGAACCTTGATTTGAATCTGGGTCCTGTTCCTGAGACGCAATCTGAGTCCCTTCCAAGTGAGGCTGTAAATTTGGATGATTTGATTGACCCTTTTGATAGAATTAGGGAAGCTGTTAGGCTGGGGTCTTGGAGATGGAGCGAGGTTCGACTCCCTCCAGAATCAGCCACCCTTCCGATGGAACTGAATCGACTGATGGGTAATTCTGCCAATGGTAGTATATTACAGGCAGGTGAGGGTAGTGTTACTGCCGAGGAAAGAACTAATGAAGTGCCTAAAACATGTGAGAATCACCACGGGTTTTTGGAAGAGGATGTATCAGATAAGAAGGATGATGTTGAGAAGGCCAGTGGAAATGATGGGAGCTTTTTTGATTGTAATATCTGTTTAGATTTGGCTAGGGACCCTGTGGTCACTTGCTGTGGTCACTTGTTTTGCTGGCAATGCCTTTATCGATGGTTACATGTTTATTCAGATGCAAAGGAATGTCCAGTGTGTAAAGGAGAGGTGACAATTAAGAATGTGACCCCAATATATGGTCGTGGGAATTGTACACGGGAGCCGGATGAGGATTCAAGTCTTAAGATTCCTCATAGGCCACATGCACGCCGGGTTGAGAGTTTGAGACAAACCATTCAGCGGACTTCTTTTAGTGCCCTAGGGGAGGAAATGATTCGGCGTCTTGGAAGTAGATTTGATTTTGTCCGAGATTTGACTTCACCTTGGGATGGAAGTAGTGCCCGGGAAACTGCTGAAAGGAACCTTCTTAATAGGATTTTGACAGCTCGAGGAATTCGAGAGCAAAATCAAGTTTCAGCAACTCCAGATGATGTAGACTTGATGCAAAGTGGCGCAATTGGTCCTGAGGGGGAAACCCGATGGTTCCATTCTCTCTTACTGCGAAGACAAGCACAATCACATAGACCTATAGCAATCTCTCCTTCTCTTTCATCTGCACTGAATTCAAGAGAAAGAGTAGTTGAGGCATCTTTCCGAACCCATACCGGTGGAAGAAACCAAGAGCAGCCATCTCCTCCTGTTGATGACAGAGATTCCTTTTCAAGCATTGCTGCTGTTACTGAGAGTCAGGTGGACACTGCTGTGGAAATTGATTCTATGGTGTCACTTTCAACGTCATCTTCCCGAAGAAGAAGCAATAGTTCAAGGGTTTCGGATGTGGACAGTGGGGATTCTCGTGCACCAAGAAGGAGAAGATTGAACTGA
- the LOC123227347 gene encoding peroxidase A2-like, whose protein sequence is MAPTSFSSSPYYFSFLAAIICLVLVFHQAQAQLSATFYATTCPNVSTIVSNAVQQALQSDTRIGASLIRLHFHDCFVNGCDASLLLDDSSSIQSEKNAAPNVNSTRGFNVVDNIKTALENACPGVVSCADILALAAESSVSLSGGPSWTVLLGRRDSLTANQAGANTSIPSPVDGLTNITAKFSAVGLNATDLVALSGAHTFGRAQCRLFSNRLYNFSGTGNPDPTLNTTYLATLQQICPQNGSGTTLTNLDPTTPDAFDSNYFTNLQNNQGLLQSDQELFSTSGAATVSIVNSFASSQTAFFQSFAQSMINMGNISPLTGSSGEIRSDCKKVNGS, encoded by the exons ATGGCTCCGACAAGcttctcttcttctccttattatttttctttcttggcTGCAataatttgtttagttttagtGTTTcatcaagctcaagctcaattgAGTGCAACGTTTTATGCCACCACTTGCCCAAATGTGTCCACCATTGTCAGCAATGCCGTGCAGCAAGCTTTGCAATCTGATACTCGAATCGGGGCCAGCCTTATTCGCCTCCATTTCCatgattgttttgttaat gGTTGTGATGCTTCATTATTGTTAGATGATAGCAGCAGCATTCAGAGCGAAAAGAATGCAGCCCCTAATGTTAATTCCACCAGAGGATTCAATGTTGTTGACAACATCAAAACTGCCCTCGAAAATGCTTGCCCTGGTGTTGTTTCCTGTGCAGACATTCTAGCTCTTGCTGCAGAATCTTCTGTTTCTTTG TCAGGAGGGCCTTCCTGGACTGTACTTTTAGGGAGGAGAGATAGCTTGACTGCCAATCAAGCTGGAGCCAACACTTCAATTCCCTCTCCTGTAGACGGTCTAACCAACATCACTGCCAAATTCTCTGCGGTTGGTCTAAACGCGACGGATCTCGTTGCGTTATCTG GGGCGCATACATTCGGACGAGCCCAATGTCGATTGTTCAGCAACAGGCTATACAATTTCAGCGGCACAGGCAACCCAGATCCAACCTTAAACACAACATATTTAGCAACTCTGCAACAAATTTGCCCACAAAACGGGAGTGGAACAACCTTGACAAATCTTGACCCCACAACTCCTGATGCATTTGACagtaattattttacaaatctGCAGAACAATCAAGGGCTTCTACAGTCAGACCAAGAATTATTTTCTACTTCTGGGGCTGCCACGGTCTCTATTGTGAACAGTTTTGCCAGCAGCCAAACAGCCTTCTTCCAGAGCTTTGCTCAGTCAATGATCAATATGGGAAATATCAGCCCATTGACTGGTAGCAGTGGAGAAATTAGATCAGACTGCAAGAAAGTTAACGGAAGCTAA